In Ipomoea triloba cultivar NCNSP0323 chromosome 15, ASM357664v1, one genomic interval encodes:
- the LOC116007596 gene encoding tyrosine N-monooxygenase-like — translation MVYLRFPSLFLPLILLVMLRITRQWLTTRRKKSLPIPPGPKPWPLVGSFPEIFRGKPAFRWIHNFMDEMDTEIACFRLGGTNVIPVTSPELAREFLKKQDSVFSSRPVCMSADLISNGYLSSIFLPTGDQWAKMRRVLHSHVLSPATLHWLHDKRVEEANNLVKYIYHHCNISGTGDKHVIVNVRTVTRQYCGNVISKMVLNKRFFGNGMEEQEEELLKSLFALLQTLYGLGISDYIPWLSIFDIGGHKSTIKKALSVMRKHLDSEVDKRVQMWKDGTKTVEEDILDVLVMLKDNVGRPLLSDAEIKTQVLEMMLATTDNPSNAVEWALAEMINQPKLLEKAVKEIDSVVGRERLVEESDLPNLNYVKACIKEAFRLHPVAPFNIPHVAVADTAVGGYSIPNGSQVLLSRVGLGRNARAWEEPLMFKPERHLNEDGGEVNLNDSELKMLVFSTGRRGCPAVKLGSLMTTMLMARLLQGFTWDVPPTLPCIRLTESKHDLFLETPLFALVEPRLPENLYL, via the exons ATGGTCTATCTTAGATTTCCTTCACTCTTTCTTCCATTAATACTTCTTGTAATGCTTAGAATCACAAGGCAATGGCTAACTACCAGAAGAAAGAAATCGCTGCCGATTCCTCCGGGGCCGAAACCTTGGCCACTCGTCGGATCTTTCCCGGAGATTTTCCGAGGAAAGCCTGCATTCCGGTGGATACACAATTTCATGGACGAAATGGACACTGAAATCGCATGCTTCCGTCTCGGGGGCACTAACGTGATTCCGGTGACTTCCCCGGAGCTCGCTCGCGAGTTCCTTAAGAAGCAAGACTCGGTTTTCTCGTCCAGGCCCGTTTGCATGTCCGCGGATCTTATCAGCAACGGATACTTATCGTCCATCTTTCTCCCCACTGGCGATCAATGGGCCAAAATGAGAAGAGTTCTCCACTCCCACGTGCTTTCTCCGGCGACCCTTCACTGGCTTCACGATAAAAGGGTGGAAGAAGCCAATAACCTCGTTAAATACATCTACCATCACTGCAACATCTCCGGTACCGGCGACAAGCATGTTATTGTTAACGTCCGGACTGTCACACGGCAGTACTGTGGAAATGTCATTAGCAAGATGGTACTCAACAAGAGATTCTTCGGCAACGGAAtggaagaacaagaagaagagcTCCTTAAGTCCCTCTTTGCACTTCTTCAAACTCTCTACGGATTGGGAATTTCTGATTATATCCCATGGCTGAGTATATTCGATATCGGTGGCCATAAAAGTACCATCAAGAAAGCTTTGTCAGTAATGAGAAAACACCTTGATTCCGAAGTGGACAAGAGGGTGCAAATGTGGAAAGATGGGACTAAAACTGTAGAAGAAGACATCCTCGATGTTCTTGTTATGCTCAAGGATAATGTTGGAAGACCTTTGTTGAGTGATGCAGAGATCAAAACACAAGTTCTG gaaatgatGCTAGCAACTACGGATAATCCATCAAATGCTGTGGAATGGGCACTGGCGGAGATGATAAACCAACCAAAACTACTGGAAAAGGCGGTGAAAGAGATAGACAGCGTGGTTGGGAGGGAGAGGCTAGTGGAGGAATCCGATTTGCCTAATCTAAACTACGTCAAGGCGTGTATTAAAGAGGCCTTCCGCCTCCACCCAGTGGCGCCGTTCAACATCCCCCATGTGGCCGTGGCAGACACCGCGGTGGGTGGCTACTCCATTCCCAACGGCAGTCAAGTGCTCCTTAGCCGCGTCGGGCTTGGCCGGAATGCAAGAGCTTGGGAGGAGCCTCTCATGTTTAAGCCGGAGCGCCACCTCAATGAGGACGGTGGAGAAGTGAATTTAAATGACTCGGAGTTGAAGATGTTGGTGTTTAGTACTGGGAGACGAGGATGTCCGGCTGTTAAACTAGGCTCTTTGATGACTACAATGTTGATGGCTAGGCTTCTTCAAGGGTTCACTTGGGATGTCCCTCCTACCTTGCCATGCATAAGGTTAACCGAGTCTAAACACGATCTCTTTCTTGAAACCCCACTCTTTGCACTTGTGGAACCTAGATTGCCTGAGAATCTCTACTTATAG
- the LOC116006810 gene encoding isoleucine N-monooxygenase 1-like has protein sequence MAAIYDIMVYYRFPSLFLPLILLVILRITRQWLTNIRKKSLPIPPGPKPWPLVGSLPEIFRSGKPAFRWIHNLMDEMNTEIACIRLGGTDVIPVTSPELAREFLKKQDSIFSSRPLCMSAGLISNGFLTSVFLPYGQQWTKMRRILTSHVLSPARQHWLHDNRVEEANHLLRYIYNQCSKGAAVNVRTATQHYCGNVTKKMLFNKRYFGSGTEDGGPGAVDEELLEAVFTILRYLYGIGVSDYIPWLSIFDIDGHKSIIMKALAVMRKHLDTQVDERVQMWKDGTKTVEEDILDVLLMLKDNAGRPMLNDTEIKTQLLEIMIATIDNPSNAVEWALAEMINQPKLLKKAVEEVDKVVGKERLVEESDLPKLNYIKACVKEGFRLHPIAPFTPPHMSMADTVVGGYFIPKGSQVLISRIGLGRNKRAWEDPLKFKPERHLKEDGGEVVLTDSELKMLSFSAGRRGCPGVRLGSLMSAMLMARLVQGFTWSVPADLPCIDLTESKHDLFLENSLFALAKPRLSENLYK, from the exons ATGGCAGCCATCTATGATATTATGGTGTATTATAGATTTCCTTCACTCTTTCTTCCATTAATACTTCTTGTAATCCTTAGAATCACAAGGCAATGGCTAACTAACATAAGAAAGAAATCGCTGCCAATTCCTCCGGGGCCAAAACCTTGGCCCCTCGTCGGATCTCTCCCGGAGATTTTCCGATCAGGAAAGCCTGCATTCCGGTGGATACACAACTTGATGGACGAAATGAACACTGAAATCGCATGCATCCGTCTGGGGGGCACTGACGTCATTCCCGTCACTTCCCCGGAGCTCGCTCGCGAGTTCCTAAAGAAACAAGACTCCATTTTCTCGTCAAGACCACTTTGCATGTCCGCGGGTCTTATCAGCAACGGATTCTTGACCTCCGTCTTTCTCCCCTACGGCCAACAATGGACGAAAATGCGAAGAATTCTCACCTCCCACGTGCTTTCCCCGGCCAGACAGCATTGGCTTCACGATAACAGGGTAGAAGAAGCCAATCATCTCCTTCGTTACATCTACAATCAGTGCAGCAAGGGAGCGGCTGTTAATGTGCGAACGGCCACACAACACTATTGCGGAAATGTGACTAAGAAGATGTTATTCAACAAGAGGTACTTTGGCAGTGGGACGGAAGATGGAGGACCCGGTGCCGTGGATGAAGAGCTGCTTGAAGCGGTGTTCACAATTCTTCGCTATCTCTATGGAATTGGAGTCTCTGACTACATTCCGTGGCTGAGTATATTTGATATCGACGGCCATAAAAGCATCATCATGAAAGCTCTGGCGGTAATGAGAAAACACCTTGATACCCAAGTGGACGAGAGGGTACAAATGTGGAAAGATGGGACCAAAACTGTGGAAGAGGACATTCTTGATGTTCTTCTTATGCTCAAGGATAATGCTGGAAGACCAATGTTGAATGATACAGAGATCAAAACACAACTTCTG GAAATAATGATAGCAACTATAGATAATCCATCGAATGCTGTGGAATGGGCACTGGCAGAGATGATAAACCAACCAAAACTATTGAAAAAAGCAGTGGAAGAGGTAGACAAGGTGGTGGGGAAGGAGAGACTTGTTGAGGAATCTGATTTACCTAAGCTAAACTATATAAAGGCCTGTGTTAAAGAAGGTTTTAGGCTCCACCCAATTGCACCCTTCACCCCTCCTCATATGTCCATGGCGGACACCGTGGTAGGTGGCTACTTCATTCCCAAGGGCAGCCAAGTGCTCATCAGTCGCATTGGGCTTGGCCGGAACAAAAGGGCTTGGGAGGACCCCCTCAAATTTAAGCCAGAGCGTCACTTAAAGGAAGATGGTGGGGAAGTGGTCTTAACCGACTCGGAGCTGAAGATGTTGTCATTTAGTGCCGGGAGACGAGGTTGTCCTGGTGTGAGGTTAGGTTCTTTGATGTCTGCAATGCTGATGGCTAGGCTTGTTCAAGGCTTCACTTGGAGTGTTCCAGCTGACCTGCCATGCATAGACTTAACCGAGTCTAAACATGACCTCTTTCTTGAAAATTCGCTCTTTGCACTTGCAAAACCGCGATTGTCTGAAAATCTCTACAAGTAG